The Bombus huntii isolate Logan2020A chromosome 1, iyBomHunt1.1, whole genome shotgun sequence genome contains a region encoding:
- the LOC126866426 gene encoding dynein axonemal light chain 1-like isoform X1, translating into MTTIKPTTCKEAIRLWEEENKQEASTAKEVILSFQWPPIEKMDNALAVLINCEKLSLSTNMIEKIAGIGTLKNLRILSLGRNLIKGFAGLEALGDTLEELWISYNLIEKMKGINAMRNLRVVYMSNNLVREWIEFNKLQELTNLQDLVFVGNPLYESLEVENWRLEVARRLPTLEKLDGELIIRAEECANVLQKVDSPVQTQKSVE; encoded by the exons ATGACTACCATAAAACCAACCACCTGCAAAGAAGCTATTCGACTTTGGGAGGAAGAGAACAAGCAGGAAGCTTCCACCGCGAAGGAAGTAATTCTGAGCTTCCAATGGCCTCCTATAGAAAAAATGGACAACGCTTTAGCGGTTTTGATCAATTGCGAGAAGCTCTCGCTCTCGACGAACATGATCGAGAAGATTGCGG GAATCGGAACACTGAAGAACCTAAGGATCCTCTCGTTAGGACGTAACTTGATAAAAGGATTCGCTGGCTTAGAAGCATTAGGCGACACTCTGGAGGAACTTTGGATTTCGTACAATCTGATCGAGAAAATGAAGGGAATCAATGCGATGAGGAATCTGCGTGTTGTCTACATGTCGAATAATTTGGTTAGGGAGTGGATCGAATTTAACAAACTTCAAGAACTTACCAATCTTCAGGATCTCGTATTCGTCGGAAATCCATTGTACGAGAGTTTAGAG GTGGAGAACTGGAGATTGGAAGTCGCCAGACGTTTACCAACGTTGGAAAAATTAGACGGTGAATTAATTATACGGGCAGAAGAATGCGCGAATGTGTTGCAAAAGGTTGATAGTCCTGTGCAAACTCAGAAATCAGTCGAGTAA
- the LOC126866426 gene encoding dynein axonemal light chain 1-like isoform X2 has protein sequence MTTIKPTTCKEAIRLWEEENKQEASTAKEVILSFQWPPIEKMDNALAVLINCEKLSLSTNMIEKIAGIGTLKNLRILSLGRNLIKGFAGLEALGDTLEELWISYNLIEKMKGINAMRNLRVVYMSNNLVREWIEFNKLQELTNLQDLVFVGNPLYESLENAFLGGELEIGSRQTFTNVGKIRR, from the exons ATGACTACCATAAAACCAACCACCTGCAAAGAAGCTATTCGACTTTGGGAGGAAGAGAACAAGCAGGAAGCTTCCACCGCGAAGGAAGTAATTCTGAGCTTCCAATGGCCTCCTATAGAAAAAATGGACAACGCTTTAGCGGTTTTGATCAATTGCGAGAAGCTCTCGCTCTCGACGAACATGATCGAGAAGATTGCGG GAATCGGAACACTGAAGAACCTAAGGATCCTCTCGTTAGGACGTAACTTGATAAAAGGATTCGCTGGCTTAGAAGCATTAGGCGACACTCTGGAGGAACTTTGGATTTCGTACAATCTGATCGAGAAAATGAAGGGAATCAATGCGATGAGGAATCTGCGTGTTGTCTACATGTCGAATAATTTGGTTAGGGAGTGGATCGAATTTAACAAACTTCAAGAACTTACCAATCTTCAGGATCTCGTATTCGTCGGAAATCCATTGTACGAGAGTTTAGAG AATGCATTTTTAGGTGGAGAACTGGAGATTGGAAGTCGCCAGACGTTTACCAACGTTGGAAAAATTAGACGGTGA